A single region of the Solwaraspora sp. WMMD791 genome encodes:
- a CDS encoding ABC transporter permease, which produces MGRYVIRRLLQFIPTVLGTMFLLHYITSVGIQLSGNPVRALFGDRTPTQAQMDALSAKLGLDDPCLEQKFNPCFGLFGDRLQGIFLHFDFGVNLRGRPVVEMVADAVPFTLKIVLIAMLFQSIVGIAAGVLAGLRSGSFADYLVKISTVFVISVPIFVLGIVVREYVGVKFGNVLRDIDWIPDLISRGVFSAGFKVEYPFASLVIPGLVLGAVSLATTARLTRTSIMENIRSDYVRTAKAKGLARKRVVGVHTLRNSLIPVITYLGVDVGVLMGGAVVTERIFNVPGIGLLVARSATGGEASVAIGVVTMLVLVFLVVNLLVDLLYAVLDPRIRYE; this is translated from the coding sequence ATGGGGCGCTACGTCATCCGACGGTTGCTCCAGTTCATCCCCACCGTGCTCGGGACGATGTTCCTGCTGCACTACATCACGTCGGTGGGTATCCAACTGAGCGGCAACCCGGTCCGGGCCCTGTTCGGCGACCGGACCCCCACCCAGGCACAGATGGACGCCCTCAGCGCCAAGCTGGGGCTCGACGACCCGTGCCTGGAACAGAAGTTCAACCCCTGCTTCGGGCTGTTCGGTGACCGCCTGCAGGGCATATTCCTGCACTTCGATTTCGGCGTGAACCTGCGCGGCCGGCCGGTCGTCGAGATGGTGGCCGACGCGGTGCCGTTCACCCTGAAGATCGTCCTGATCGCGATGCTCTTCCAGTCCATCGTGGGCATCGCCGCCGGCGTGCTCGCCGGACTGCGCAGCGGCAGCTTCGCCGACTACCTGGTCAAGATTTCGACGGTGTTCGTGATCTCGGTGCCGATCTTCGTGCTCGGCATCGTGGTGCGCGAGTACGTCGGGGTCAAGTTCGGCAACGTGCTGCGGGACATCGACTGGATACCCGACCTGATATCCCGCGGGGTCTTCAGCGCCGGGTTCAAGGTGGAGTATCCGTTCGCCAGCCTGGTCATCCCCGGTCTGGTGCTCGGCGCGGTGTCGCTGGCCACCACCGCACGGCTCACCCGGACCAGCATCATGGAGAACATCCGCTCCGACTACGTGCGTACCGCCAAGGCCAAGGGCCTGGCCCGCAAGCGGGTCGTCGGCGTGCACACCCTGCGCAACTCGCTGATCCCCGTGATCACCTACCTGGGCGTCGACGTCGGCGTCCTGATGGGCGGCGCGGTCGTCACCGAACGGATCTTCAACGTCCCCGGCATCGGCCTGCTGGTCGCCCGGTCGGCGACCGGCGGTGAGGCGTCCGTGGCGATCGGCGTGGTCACCATGCTGGTCCTGGTCTTCCTCGTGGTGAACCTGCTGGTCGACCTGCTCTACGCGGTCCTCGACCCACGGATCCGCTATGAGTGA
- a CDS encoding ABC transporter substrate-binding protein, whose translation MRGKSLKVAVATTAIALFATACSSDSGETTENDSGGELRIYASEPAFLLPSAGDDEPSILVIRQLYRGLVKYNAETGEPENDLAESIESEDNKTWTIKVKDGYTFDNGEPVNADAFIRAWNFTAYGPNAQNNSYFMKRIAGIDEVTAGEDPDGDGPQEAPEPAAQELSGLQKVDDLTFTVELKAPFSGFPAIVGYSGFFPMAEACIADTEACNETPIGNGPYKIEGSWQHDVGITLVRSDSWAGEDKGKADTLAYKIYQDVDAGYAAFQAGELDVMYTIPPARYAEAKQQYGEQMYEAPGDSFTYVGMPLYNENFKDKRIRQAFSLSIDRQGIIDAVFNGRFTPAEGVVAPTFDGYRPGVCEYCTQDVERAKQLLEEAGGWKGGPLELWANAGAGHEAWLQAVGDQIKAALGIDYELKVNLQFPEYLSTADQKAFTGPFRLGWGPDYPVIETYLQPLYGTGSGSNNSTYSNPEFDSLIAQGDAAENLEAAIPFYNQAEDLVVEDLPVIPMWFSKVAALYGENVDQFVWNKISDAEYGKITLKSNS comes from the coding sequence ATGCGTGGGAAATCCCTAAAGGTGGCGGTCGCAACGACCGCCATCGCTCTGTTCGCCACCGCTTGCAGTAGCGACAGCGGAGAGACCACGGAGAACGACTCCGGCGGTGAACTTCGCATCTATGCCTCGGAGCCGGCCTTCCTGCTGCCGTCCGCTGGTGACGACGAGCCGTCCATCCTGGTGATCCGCCAGCTCTACCGTGGTCTGGTCAAGTACAACGCCGAGACCGGTGAGCCGGAGAACGACCTTGCCGAGTCCATCGAGTCCGAGGACAACAAGACCTGGACGATCAAGGTCAAGGACGGCTACACCTTCGACAACGGCGAGCCGGTGAACGCCGACGCCTTCATCCGCGCGTGGAACTTCACGGCGTACGGGCCGAACGCCCAGAACAACTCGTACTTCATGAAGCGCATCGCCGGCATCGACGAGGTCACCGCTGGTGAGGACCCGGACGGTGACGGGCCGCAGGAGGCTCCGGAGCCGGCCGCGCAGGAGCTGTCCGGTCTGCAGAAGGTCGACGACCTGACCTTCACCGTCGAGCTGAAGGCGCCGTTCTCCGGCTTCCCGGCGATCGTCGGCTACTCCGGCTTCTTCCCGATGGCCGAGGCCTGCATCGCCGACACCGAGGCCTGCAACGAGACCCCGATCGGCAACGGCCCCTACAAGATCGAGGGCAGCTGGCAGCACGACGTCGGCATCACCCTGGTGCGCAGTGACTCGTGGGCGGGTGAGGACAAGGGCAAGGCCGACACCCTGGCGTACAAGATCTACCAGGACGTCGACGCCGGCTACGCCGCCTTCCAGGCCGGCGAGCTGGACGTCATGTACACCATCCCGCCGGCCCGCTACGCCGAGGCGAAGCAGCAGTACGGCGAGCAGATGTACGAGGCGCCGGGCGACAGCTTCACCTACGTCGGCATGCCGCTGTACAACGAGAACTTCAAGGACAAGCGGATCCGCCAGGCGTTCTCGCTCTCCATCGACCGGCAGGGCATCATCGACGCCGTCTTCAATGGCCGGTTCACCCCGGCTGAGGGTGTCGTGGCGCCGACCTTCGACGGCTACCGTCCGGGCGTCTGCGAGTACTGCACCCAGGACGTCGAGCGGGCCAAGCAGCTGCTGGAGGAAGCCGGCGGCTGGAAGGGCGGGCCGCTGGAGCTGTGGGCCAACGCCGGTGCCGGTCACGAGGCCTGGCTGCAGGCCGTCGGCGACCAGATCAAGGCGGCGCTCGGCATCGACTACGAGCTGAAGGTCAACCTGCAGTTCCCCGAGTACCTGTCGACCGCCGACCAGAAGGCCTTCACCGGCCCGTTCCGGCTCGGCTGGGGCCCGGACTACCCGGTCATCGAGACCTACCTGCAGCCGCTGTACGGCACCGGCTCGGGCAGCAACAACTCCACGTACTCGAACCCGGAGTTCGACTCGCTGATCGCCCAGGGCGACGCCGCCGAGAACCTCGAAGCGGCCATCCCGTTCTACAACCAGGCCGAGGACCTCGTCGTGGAGGACCTGCCGGTCATCCCGATGTGGTTCAGCAAGGTCGCGGCGCTGTACGGCGAGAACGTCGACCAGTTCGTCTGGAACAAGATCTCGGACGCCGAGTACGGCAAGATCACGCTGAAGAGCAACTCCTGA
- a CDS encoding response regulator transcription factor, translating to MDEPTGRPTAGGEPDTSDGRRLRVFLVDDHAMFRAGVRAELGAHVAVIGEAATVAEAVSRIAATEPDVVLLDVHMPDGGGRAVLDAVLRGPGAGRSSVRFLALSVSDAAEDVIGLIRAGARGYVTKTISPEDLAAAIHRVADGDAVFSPRLAGFVLDAFAARPDAPVVDPELDQLTNREREVLRLLARGYAYKEIAKELFISIKTVETHVSNVLRKLQMSNRYELSRWAADRRLI from the coding sequence ATGGACGAGCCGACCGGTCGACCGACGGCGGGTGGTGAGCCGGACACCTCCGACGGGCGGCGACTGCGGGTCTTTCTGGTCGACGACCACGCGATGTTCCGGGCCGGGGTACGGGCCGAGCTGGGGGCGCACGTGGCGGTCATCGGCGAGGCCGCCACGGTCGCCGAGGCGGTCAGCCGGATCGCGGCGACCGAACCGGACGTGGTGCTGCTCGACGTACACATGCCGGACGGTGGCGGACGGGCGGTACTGGACGCCGTCCTGCGGGGTCCGGGTGCCGGTCGTTCGTCGGTGCGGTTCCTGGCGTTGAGCGTGTCGGACGCGGCCGAGGACGTGATCGGGCTGATCCGGGCCGGAGCCCGCGGCTACGTCACCAAGACGATCTCGCCGGAGGACCTGGCGGCGGCGATCCACCGGGTGGCCGACGGCGACGCGGTGTTCAGCCCACGACTGGCCGGGTTCGTGCTGGACGCCTTCGCGGCCCGGCCGGACGCCCCGGTGGTGGATCCGGAGCTGGACCAGCTGACCAACCGGGAGCGCGAGGTGCTGCGGCTGCTGGCCCGGGGGTACGCGTACAAGGAGATCGCCAAGGAGCTCTTCATCTCGATCAAGACGGTCGAGACCCACGTGTCGAACGTGCTGCGGAAGCTGCAGATGTCAAACCGGTACGAACTATCCAGATGGGCGGCAGACCGACGACTGATCTGA
- a CDS encoding phosphatidylserine decarboxylase → MSDAPAPSAAAAVGIGDRAARALTAELARDNAEKHALLVDATAGSAVLGAAIDALLPGDTLTVVPADAGQAARLRTEIAAHGRWVADRVRVVDSLSAADPAELLIVGSVLTGTGDEARAAVDGYTKYLADGGVLAVAAPALPGGSAGAAAELDRQAALFGSGSDLVLRNAPPLRVHRLRFAAAPAARADRLGPLYRTSSVPLTRDMHIDSNGVAAAAIALGLAAATRLARPKSRLWLLPALAAAPVAAFFRDPQRDVPQDPAAVVAASDGRVLSVERVRDERLGATEFLRIAVFLSVLDVHVNRAPVAGRVVDHFVVDGGFAAAMKPAAEHNVAAYTVLETSHGRVVVAQRTGMVARRIVHRAPVGALLAKGERFGLIRFGSRTDVYLPAESVDALVGPGDRVAGGASVIARWR, encoded by the coding sequence ATGTCTGACGCCCCTGCCCCGTCCGCTGCCGCCGCTGTCGGCATCGGTGACCGCGCCGCCCGGGCACTCACCGCCGAACTGGCCCGGGACAACGCGGAGAAGCACGCGCTGCTGGTGGACGCGACAGCCGGATCCGCCGTACTCGGTGCCGCGATCGACGCGCTGCTGCCCGGCGACACCCTCACCGTGGTGCCGGCCGACGCCGGGCAGGCGGCCCGACTGCGTACGGAGATCGCCGCGCACGGCCGCTGGGTCGCCGACCGGGTCCGGGTGGTGGACTCGCTGTCCGCCGCCGACCCGGCCGAGCTCCTGATCGTCGGGTCGGTCCTGACCGGCACCGGCGACGAGGCCCGGGCGGCCGTCGACGGGTACACCAAGTACCTGGCCGACGGCGGCGTGCTGGCGGTGGCGGCACCCGCGCTGCCCGGTGGCTCCGCCGGTGCCGCCGCCGAGCTGGACCGGCAGGCCGCGCTGTTCGGCAGCGGCAGTGACCTGGTGCTGCGCAACGCCCCGCCGCTGCGGGTCCACCGGCTGCGCTTCGCGGCCGCTCCGGCCGCGCGGGCCGACCGGCTGGGGCCGCTGTACCGGACCAGCAGTGTGCCACTGACCCGCGACATGCACATCGATTCCAACGGTGTCGCGGCCGCCGCGATCGCCCTCGGGTTGGCCGCCGCCACCCGGCTGGCCCGGCCGAAGAGCCGGCTGTGGCTGCTGCCGGCCCTGGCGGCGGCCCCGGTCGCCGCGTTCTTCCGCGACCCGCAGCGGGACGTGCCGCAGGACCCGGCGGCGGTGGTAGCTGCCAGCGACGGCCGGGTGCTGTCGGTCGAGCGGGTCCGCGACGAGCGACTGGGCGCGACCGAGTTCCTCCGGATCGCGGTCTTCCTGTCGGTGCTGGACGTACACGTCAACCGGGCCCCGGTGGCCGGACGGGTGGTCGACCACTTCGTCGTCGACGGCGGGTTCGCCGCCGCGATGAAGCCGGCGGCCGAGCACAACGTGGCGGCGTACACGGTGCTGGAGACCTCGCACGGCCGGGTGGTCGTCGCGCAGCGGACCGGGATGGTGGCACGGCGGATCGTGCACCGGGCCCCGGTCGGCGCGCTGCTGGCCAAGGGCGAGCGGTTCGGGCTGATCCGGTTCGGCTCGCGCACCGACGTCTACCTGCCGGCGGAGTCCGTCGACGCCCTGGTCGGCCCGGGTGACCGGGTCGCCGGTGGTGCCTCGGTCATCGCCCGCTGGCGCTGA
- a CDS encoding CDP-alcohol phosphatidyltransferase family protein has product MRRSGTFARQVLLVRVGRRGRDAHRSTRPVGESGGWLDVDPLTAAEIAAIAPVSPAVVPVSPAVGPAGPPDATLRPATRSVDGVDGTTVAVPLLPGDPTLARRASFVLVNATTLTSLTLGLAAIFLAMEGDIRLAAFCLVACVVFDGLDGALARRLGVASPFGAQMDSLADMCSFGLAAPVVVYASLAGTVATPAAAVACALVASCAAIRLARFNVCAKDGGFFTGIPTTLAAAVLGIGVLIDVPMPGDAQLAVVALLAFAMVSSFPYVKLARLLKLPPWVWAVPVVGALIDVRLTFGLIVLAYLGSGPLLWLHRRRAI; this is encoded by the coding sequence CTGCGTCGCAGCGGCACCTTCGCCCGACAGGTGCTCCTGGTCCGGGTCGGCCGGCGCGGCCGGGACGCCCATCGGTCGACCAGGCCGGTGGGGGAGTCGGGCGGCTGGCTCGACGTCGACCCGTTGACGGCGGCGGAGATCGCCGCGATCGCCCCGGTGAGCCCGGCGGTCGTCCCGGTGAGCCCGGCGGTCGGACCGGCGGGCCCACCGGATGCGACGCTGCGCCCCGCGACCCGGTCCGTCGACGGAGTCGACGGTACGACGGTCGCGGTACCACTGCTGCCCGGAGACCCGACCCTGGCCCGGCGGGCCAGTTTCGTGCTGGTCAACGCGACCACCCTGACCAGCCTGACGCTCGGCCTCGCCGCGATCTTCCTGGCGATGGAGGGCGACATCCGGCTGGCCGCCTTCTGCCTCGTCGCGTGTGTCGTCTTCGACGGACTCGACGGGGCGCTGGCCCGCCGCCTCGGCGTCGCCAGCCCGTTCGGTGCGCAGATGGACTCGCTGGCCGACATGTGCTCGTTCGGCCTGGCCGCTCCGGTGGTCGTCTACGCCTCGCTGGCCGGTACGGTCGCCACGCCGGCGGCCGCCGTCGCTTGCGCGCTCGTCGCCTCCTGCGCCGCGATCCGCCTCGCCCGGTTCAACGTCTGCGCCAAGGACGGCGGATTCTTCACCGGCATCCCGACCACCCTGGCCGCCGCCGTGCTCGGCATCGGCGTACTGATCGACGTGCCGATGCCCGGCGACGCCCAGCTCGCCGTCGTCGCGTTGCTGGCCTTCGCGATGGTCTCCAGCTTCCCGTACGTCAAACTCGCCCGGCTGTTGAAGCTGCCGCCGTGGGTGTGGGCGGTGCCGGTGGTCGGTGCGCTGATCGACGTACGGTTGACCTTCGGGCTGATCGTGCTCGCGTACCTCGGCAGCGGGCCGCTGCTCTGGCTGCACCGCCGCCGGGCGATCTGA
- a CDS encoding ABC transporter permease has product MSDPTNAAKTVDDGEPPAAGTPTPGDAASNGTASNGTPTTGTERNASLWADAGRQLVRDPVFVIASIYLLIVGSMAAFPGLWTSQNPADCNVSRTRTPPSWDHPFGFDQLGCDYYSHAIYGARPSLSIAIFATSGIVLIGGAIGLLAGYFGGWVDAILSRITDIFFSLPFLLGAIVFLTVIRIQNVWTIGAVLILLGWTTIARIIRGSVISSKGLDYVQAARAMGATNGRMMMRHILPNAIAPMVVYATIALGAFVAAEATLTYLGVGLRAPTQSWGIMINAHQVYFLEDPWLLLFPCGLLVGTVLSFILMGDALRDALDPKLR; this is encoded by the coding sequence ATGAGTGACCCGACCAACGCGGCCAAGACCGTCGACGACGGTGAGCCGCCCGCCGCCGGGACCCCGACCCCGGGCGACGCCGCGTCCAACGGCACCGCGTCCAACGGCACCCCGACGACCGGTACGGAGCGCAACGCCAGCCTCTGGGCCGACGCGGGCCGGCAGCTGGTCCGCGACCCGGTCTTCGTGATCGCGTCGATCTACCTGCTGATCGTCGGCTCGATGGCGGCCTTCCCCGGGCTGTGGACCAGCCAGAACCCGGCCGACTGCAACGTCTCCCGGACCCGGACGCCACCGAGCTGGGACCATCCGTTCGGCTTCGACCAGCTGGGCTGCGACTACTACTCGCACGCCATCTACGGTGCCCGGCCATCGCTGTCGATCGCGATCTTCGCGACCTCGGGCATCGTGCTCATCGGCGGCGCCATCGGCCTGCTGGCCGGCTACTTCGGCGGCTGGGTCGACGCGATCCTCTCCCGCATCACCGACATCTTCTTCTCACTGCCGTTCCTGCTCGGCGCGATCGTCTTCCTGACGGTGATCCGGATCCAGAACGTCTGGACGATCGGCGCGGTGCTGATCCTGTTGGGCTGGACCACGATCGCCCGGATCATCCGGGGCAGCGTGATCTCATCCAAGGGGCTGGACTACGTCCAGGCGGCGCGGGCGATGGGCGCGACCAACGGCCGGATGATGATGCGGCACATCCTGCCGAACGCGATCGCGCCGATGGTCGTCTACGCGACCATCGCGCTGGGTGCGTTCGTGGCGGCCGAGGCGACGTTGACCTACCTCGGCGTCGGCCTGCGGGCCCCGACGCAGTCCTGGGGCATCATGATCAACGCCCACCAGGTCTACTTCCTGGAGGACCCCTGGCTGCTGCTGTTCCCGTGTGGCCTGCTGGTCGGCACGGTGCTCTCCTTCATCCTCATGGGCGACGCGCTGCGTGACGCCCTCGACCCGAAACTGCGGTGA
- a CDS encoding PspC domain-containing protein, which translates to MTDDPTTPRGPVPPPGPPPASDPPAAEPSAAGPLPEQPPSAEQPPSDEQPPSDDPPRGEPSAAGSPGGGSAWGPPPGAFTQRYGLVRPRQGRYLAGVCGAIGRATNTDPVLWRVLLAVLGFFGGIGILVYLVVWLGTPSEGDSTSPVEGLLGRGRSSMSPVTVLVLGILAAVMFAFIVTDGFRAVLLGSAVLIGGVLLLNRSAHQGGPAPAPYPGGAPDPARQGPMAAATTPYPPSGFPAAAPYPTSYPVPAAPAPAYPSAPGGAAAAPTAGYRAPFAPYGPYATRPSPYGPVPPPAPPPPPVPPPPPKERSRLGTVTFSMIFVVLGVVAVIDLTDAAATPPSAYFAAVLATIAVGLLVGAWFGRARWLIALGLVASAAVGISSLAESVTATESQAVYWQPANYDQLAYRYETTFGDAVLDLRDVDFADRQTEVTVTLGLGTLLVQLPPEVDVRAEADVKAGEAVVLGQRWSGFDQSPRVISDLGDDGAGGGELTLRVKVAAGDLEVVR; encoded by the coding sequence ATGACCGACGACCCGACCACGCCGCGCGGTCCGGTGCCGCCACCCGGCCCGCCGCCCGCCAGTGACCCGCCGGCGGCCGAGCCCTCGGCCGCCGGGCCGCTGCCCGAACAGCCGCCGTCCGCCGAACAGCCGCCGTCCGACGAACAGCCGCCGTCCGACGACCCGCCACGGGGCGAGCCGTCGGCCGCCGGGTCGCCCGGTGGGGGGTCGGCGTGGGGTCCGCCGCCCGGGGCCTTCACCCAGCGGTACGGGCTCGTCCGGCCACGGCAGGGCCGTTACCTGGCCGGAGTGTGCGGGGCGATCGGGCGGGCCACCAACACCGACCCCGTCCTGTGGCGGGTGCTGCTGGCCGTCCTCGGCTTCTTCGGCGGCATCGGCATCCTGGTCTACCTGGTGGTCTGGCTCGGCACGCCGAGCGAAGGGGACAGCACCTCCCCGGTGGAGGGGCTGCTGGGCCGGGGCCGGTCGAGCATGTCGCCGGTCACCGTACTGGTCCTCGGCATCCTGGCCGCGGTGATGTTCGCCTTCATCGTCACCGACGGGTTCCGCGCCGTGCTGCTCGGCTCGGCGGTGCTGATCGGTGGAGTGCTGCTGCTCAACCGCAGTGCCCACCAGGGCGGCCCGGCGCCGGCCCCGTACCCCGGTGGGGCCCCCGACCCGGCCCGCCAGGGACCGATGGCCGCGGCCACCACCCCGTACCCCCCGTCGGGTTTCCCGGCCGCGGCGCCCTACCCGACGTCCTACCCGGTGCCGGCGGCCCCGGCGCCGGCCTATCCGTCGGCGCCCGGCGGGGCCGCCGCCGCGCCCACCGCCGGCTACCGGGCTCCGTTCGCCCCCTACGGGCCGTACGCGACCCGCCCGTCGCCGTACGGACCGGTGCCGCCGCCGGCACCGCCACCACCACCGGTGCCGCCACCACCACCGAAGGAGCGGTCCCGACTCGGCACCGTCACCTTCTCGATGATCTTCGTGGTGCTGGGCGTCGTCGCCGTGATCGACCTCACCGACGCGGCCGCGACACCCCCGTCGGCCTACTTCGCGGCGGTCCTGGCCACGATCGCGGTCGGTCTGCTGGTCGGCGCCTGGTTCGGCCGGGCCCGGTGGCTGATCGCACTGGGGCTGGTGGCCAGCGCCGCAGTCGGCATCTCCAGCCTGGCCGAGTCGGTCACCGCGACCGAGTCCCAGGCGGTGTACTGGCAGCCCGCCAACTACGACCAGCTGGCCTACCGGTACGAGACGACGTTCGGCGACGCCGTTCTCGACCTGCGCGACGTCGACTTCGCCGACCGGCAGACGGAGGTGACGGTGACACTCGGGCTCGGCACGCTGCTGGTGCAGCTGCCGCCGGAGGTGGACGTCCGGGCCGAGGCCGACGTGAAGGCAGGTGAGGCCGTGGTGCTCGGCCAGCGGTGGAGCGGATTCGACCAGTCCCCCCGGGTGATCTCCGATCTCGGCGACGACGGCGCCGGCGGCGGCGAACTCACCCTGCGTGTCAAGGTAGCGGCCGGCGACCTGGAGGTGGTCCGATGA